AAGTCTTTGGGATGCATAATTGCGGATTTACGCGCCATTTTTTTTATAAACTCCTTAAGTGTGGGACGGAAAACAAAAAATTCTTTTTCGGTATTGGTGAAGACTACTTCTCCCTCTTCTTTATCTAGCACTTGATTATGTTCAATGATTCCTCTGTGGGTCATAAACTTACCGTTGCGCACCAACCGTTGCAGATAAGGCCTTGCTTTAACCGGGTCGTAGAAAATCACCAGTTCCCCTTCTTTAATTCTTTTATCCTCCACGAGTGGTCTCTTCATCTTGTTTAAATTTTAAAATATATTCTCTAAACAGCGAATCGGTAAGCATAAAGGTGTTTTCTCTTCTTTTTAACAATCCTTTGTCTTCTAAGCGATAAACAAAATTTTTAATGTTGGCGATGGGAAAATTTTTCGCTTTTCTCTCTAAAATCATAATTGAGCGCAGGTCGGAAAGACTTAAAAAGCGATTCTTCTCGCTAAAAATATAAAGCAGTTCTTTCTCTCTGTCGCTTGCTTTATGAAAAAGCACTTCAAAATATTCTCTTCCTAAGTCGCGCAAGGTATTGCGCAAAGCCACCTCCCAAGAGTTCTCATCCACTTTCCCGTTCAACTGGGAATCAAAAAGATGGCTGGAAAGAAGTTGCACTTCGTAAGGATGCCCTTGGGTATACTGGAAAACTTTTTCTTTTATGGGGGAGGTAAAATCAACACCTGTTCCCTCAAGACTTCCTTCTATAAATCTAAAAACCTCTTCGCGATTAAACGGCTCAATAATAATCCGCCTCCGGAAAAATCTTCCCACCGGGTCGTGTTTGTCCAGAAAATTCTGCCATCCTTGGGGAGTGGAAGAGAGGAGAAAAGAAAATTTTGTTTTTTCTATCATATCCTCGCGACTTAAAGTCGCACGCAGAATATCGATAATCTCTACATGCGGGAGAAAGTTCTGAACATCATCGAGAAAAACAAAAGCAAGGGGAGATTTTATCTCCTGCCAAACACGCAGAAGAAATTTGGCAAATTCTATTTGTAAGGAGTGGCTCTTTTTTCCTTTTAATTTAAACTCTTTTCGCAACAGAACAAGTTCTTCATCCTTTAAGGGAAGTCCAAGCATTATTTCTTCTATAATCAAACTCAGCTGAGGAATTAATCCTTCGCCGGCTTGACTCTTATTTATCCCGCAAAAGGATGTCCAGAATCCCTGCTTTTGAGCAATCTTTTTGAACTGCTTTAAAAGAGAAGTTTTCCCCACTCCCCACTCCCCTAAGACAAGAAAGTGCTCTGCTCTATTATCTTTAGCTTGTTCCATCAGAATCAAAAATTCTCCCAAAGCACTTTCTCTGCCACTAAAAAACTTTGGCTCCAGTCCTGACTGGGGAGTAAACGGATTGGTTTGAATCATTTCATCTAGGAGCAAAACAGATGTTGATATAGAGAATGATTATGCCCAGCACAATGAATAAGATGCCAATCTTTAAATTGTGTTTTAAAACCCCTTCATCGTTAAAGAGCAGGCGTTTTCCTAAATCGTTCAATTTCTTAATTAGCCCCGGCGCAAAACACAACATCAGTCCAGAGATAAGAATAAGTGCTCCTAAAAACTGCATTACCGCCCTCAAAGATGCTACCAGAACATTGAAATCACTTCCCATAAAACACCTCCTTTTTTTAAGAACGCAGGTTAAAGACAATTTCTTCTATTTCAAAAGGCCGACGCAAGTATGCGCAGGGAGAGGAAATTACAGACTTAATATCTTCTACACCGCTTAGATAAGGGTCAGCAATTAGAACAAAGCGCACCCCTTGCCTAAATCGCACCTGATTCTCTTTAAGAAGTTTTTTGAAATCAATTCCTCTCATCTCAAGGTCAACGACTACAACATCAAAAATTTCCAGATTGGGTAAATTTTCAAAATCTTCAATACTTTTTACAAATAGCGGTTCAGTTAAATTTAGAAAATTTTTCTGAATAGATTCTATAAAAATTGCGTCCTGGGTAAAAACCAGTATTTTTTTCAAGAACTTCTCTCTCTCCTTGCCCAGCCCCAGAGGATTCTCCAAGGCTCTCTTTACCATCTCTAACAAAACTTCGGCATCGTAAGGTTTGGTAAGATAGTATACCGCTCCGCTTTCGTATCCTTTAGCAATATCCTTCGGCTCTGCCTTGGCAGAAAGAAAAATTACCGGTATTCCTACTGTGCCGGAGATGGTTCTTAATTTTTCGCAGAGTGCATAGCCATCTCCACCAGGCATCATAATATCCAGAATAACCAAATCGGGTTTGTCACGCACTGCTAATTCCAAACCCTTTATTCCATCTAAGGCAGTTAAAACTTCGTATCCTGCCTTCTCCAATCTAAATTTAAGAATCTTTAAAATATCTGGCTCGTCATCAATCACCAGAATTTTCTTATCTTGCATCACTTCTCTCCCAAAACTTTCTTTATCTTTGCGATTAACTCTTCACTCTCAAAAGGTTTCTCAATGTAATCGGAAATATTCTGAAAATAAAAAATGTCCTCCATCTTATCTTTCTCTTTAACCGAAAGGATAATCACCGGTGTCTGCCCTATAATTCTATCTTTGCGTAACTCTTTTAAAGTAGTATAACCATCCATATTGGGCATCATGATATCCAAAATAATCAGGTCGGGTTTTTCCCTTCGGGCAATGGAAAGCGCTACCATACCGTCTTCGGCAGTGAGCACGTTGTACCCTTGAGAGATGAGTCTGCTTTTAATTATCTCCCGAATATCTTCTTCATCGTCAACAACCAGAACCTTCTTCTCCATCCTATCCCTCCTTATTTACCAAAGTTCTATTCAGAAGTTCCTCCTCTGCCTTTGAAATAAGTAGCTCTTTCTTGTCCGCCTCTTCGGGGTAAACTGCTACACCAAAGTCTAAGTCAAGGAAAGAAATTCTGTTTATTACCTCGTCTTTCTCTATCGCCTCTTTTATACGCTCTACAATCTTAAACGCCCCTTGCCTATTTGTTTCGGCAATTATCGCTAAAAATTCTCCCTCCCGATAATGGGAAATTCTATCCTTTGGTCCGCGCACAGTGCGTTTGACTATTTCATCCACTCTTCTGTTCAGTTCCTCCCACTCTTTATCAAACAAATTCTTTCTCAATTCTTCATACTTCCGGGGTCTAATGAGGATGAGCGAGAAACTTATTTGATGGGTTTTGTGCTTATTTATTTCTTCATCAAGGATAAAGTTTAATTCTATATCTTTTCTATAGACCGGAATGCGAAAATAAAACTCGCTTCCTTTACCCACCTCAGATTCCACACCTACAGTTCCTCCATGTAGTTCAATAATATCCTTAGAAATAGCCAACCCCAAACCTGTTCCTCTGCTTTTTCGAGTAAGCGGTGTCTCCAGCTGAGAGAAGGGAGTAAATAATTTGGGCATATCCTCGGAAGCAATCCCCGGCCCGCTATCTCTTATAGAAACCTCTATCTGCTCCTTGTTTTCTATGATGAGCATTCTTGTTCTTATCCAGATTGTCCCTCCCACCGGAGAAAATTTTATGGCGTTACTTAGAATATTGGTAATTACCTGGCTTATTTTTTCTGAATCCACCCAAACCTCCGATAAATCTCTGCTCAGTTCCATTTTTATCTCTATCGCCTTTTCCTGAACAGCAGGATACATCGCTTCATAGACACCAGTAACAACCGTATTAATATTAACCCGACGCGGATTTACACTTGTTCCTCCCGATTCCAGCTTGGAAAAATCAAGAATATCGTTTATCAAACTGTTAAGCCGTTCAACATTCTTTTCCGCAATCCTTAAGAACTTCATCTGCTCAGAATTGATTTCTCCCGCTTCTCCATCCAAAATGAGGGAAATGCTTTCTCTGATTGAGGTCAAAGGGGTGCGGAGTTCATGGGAAACGATAGAGACAAAATCACTCTTTATTTTAGAAAGGCGTTTAAGATACTCATTTGCTCTCTGTAATTCTTTGGTAGTATCTAAGAGAGTTTCTTTCTGCGTTTTTAGTTCAGTGTTAATTCTCTCTATTTCATTCTGTTTATCCCTTAAGGATTCATAAGCAGACATTAGTTCTGTTTTTATTTTCACCGCTCCCTTGTTAAGAAGATAGGTAAAGAAACTTACAAAACCCAGACCGATGAATTTTATGAAACAATTTTTTATAATCGGAAGATTTAGTTCCTCATTTACTAAAAGAGCATCTAAAGCGATAAGAAAATAAGTGATAAAAAGTAACGAAAGAAAAACAGAAGGACTTTTAAAAGCAAAAGTGGAAACAATTAAAGGTAAAAAATAGAGAAACCAGAAAGGACTTTCTGCGCCACCGGTAAAATGCTCAAAGACAAGAACAGAAACAGTGAAAGTAATTGCCCAGAAATAAATCTTTCTCTCTTGAGGAACATGGGGTGGGAAGAGGCGAAAAAAAAGCAGACTACACATCACCATGCTAAGGACAATCAGATAGAGAAAAGGCAGTTCCCGGGTATCACTATAGAACCATTTGATGAACCAGGAAATAAGCAAAAGGCCCCACCATGAGGTAACTTCCAGTATCGATTCATACCTCAGATATCCTTTTTCTTTCCGGGGTATCCTTCTGGGTCCCATACAATACCTAAGCAGCTAATTTTTCTTCTGACGATGCGGTTTACCTGAACGTCTCTTTCGCCAACGCCGTGTTTTAATCTTTCTCGGAATCCCCATAACTAATCCTCTACGCTAATTGCATCTACCGGGCAATCTTCTTTTGCCTGACGACAGCTATCTTCTACATTTTTGGGAATAGGATTTATCTTCACTCTTGCCTTGTCTTGCGCCATTGTAAAAACATCGGGACAGGTTTGGACACAAAGTTCACAACCTATGCATAAATCAGGATTAACTTTTGCAATCATTTTAACCTCCTTTTTACCACCTTATGCCATGTTTTTTCAGAAACTCCTTATCTTTAGGCGATAATTTTAAAAACACGCTCCTTCCTTTTTTAGCGATATTTTCTTTGATTGATTTTTCTTTTGCCATAACCATCAAAAAAACCTGCATCTCTAAACCCTTTATCGCTATTTTTTTCTTCAATTCTTTGAACTCACGGGAATTAAAAACTGTTTTTCTTAAAAGTTTTTCCAGTTTGTATAATTCTTCACTAAGCTCCTCATCTTCTTTGCTATGCATTAACTTAACCTCCTTTCTCATATATTACTTCTATTACTTCCATTCATTTTGCGAAAGAACCCTCTCATAAAATTTATCTTTTATACTCTAACATAAAAAATAACTTCTGTCAATCAGCGATTATCTTATCTTGATGTTTCCGAAGCTTTTTTATACTTTTCTAGATAGTCCCTGATAATCTTTTTATGGTCAAAGGCAAATTCCACCTTATCGAGTTCCTTAAGGCTAAAAATCTTGACTAAAGAAGCGTCGCTATCTGCCTGAGGATTTCCTTTTGCTTGGGCAATATAAACCGTAGAAATAGTATGAAAACGGGGGTCGCGGTCGGGTTGAGAATAGGTGTGAAATTGAATCAAGTTTTCTAAACTAAGTCCGGTTTCTTCTTTTGCCTCCCGTGCCACCGCTTCTTCAAGACTTTCTCCATAATCCACAAATCCTCCGGGCAAAGCCCAGCCAAAGGGAGGATTTTTTCTTTTTACTAAAACCACGCCCTCATCCATTTCAATAATCACATCCACGGTTACCAGTGGACTGTTTCTAAATTTTCGCTCTAAATTATCTATCGTATCTTGAGCAACTTTCTTAAAAATTTCATACCCCTTCTTCTCGTACAAACAAAAAATTATTTTTTCAATTCCTGAATCTCCCTCCCTAAGATGCTTAAAAACTACCTGGGTCATAACTTTCGCTGCATCCTCATAGGGAAAACCACCCACACCACAGCCCAAAGCAGGAAAAGCAATGGATTTTACACCCAATTCTTCTGCCAATTTCAAAGCATTTTGGCAAGCAAGACGAATCTTCTGCTCGCTGGTCTCGAAGTCCATACCCATTGTCGCGCTATGAATAACAAATCGTGCAAGTAAATTTCCCCCTGAGGTATAAACCGCCTCTCCTATTTTAATCGGTCCTTTAAGCATTGCCTCTTCTTCAATAATTTTACCCCCTTTTTTCTTGATTGCTCCCGCTACTCCTCCGCCCATAATTAACTGGTTATTGGCCGCATTTACGATTGCATCCACCTCCAGCACAGTAATATCTGTCTGGACTATTTCAAAATCACAATTTCCTATTCTCATGTTCACGCTGTTACCTTGGGAAGCTTTCCCAAAGCTTCTTTTATTTTTTCCTCGGGATAAGCATAGTCCTGAAGTTTTCCTTCTAAATAATTGTCATAAGCGGAGAGGTCAAAAAACCCATGACCACTGTAATTAAAGACAATGCATTTATCTTCATTCTTCTTCGCTTCATCAACAACGCATTTTATGGCATGGGCGGTTTCGGGAGCCGGAAGTAGCCCCTCTGTAGAAGCAAACAACATCCCTGCTTCAAATACCCCTTTTTGAGAATAAGCCATTGCTTCCACAATTCCCTTCTTTACCAAGAGAGAAATG
This genomic window from Candidatus Omnitrophota bacterium contains:
- a CDS encoding ATP-binding protein, coding for MIQTNPFTPQSGLEPKFFSGRESALGEFLILMEQAKDNRAEHFLVLGEWGVGKTSLLKQFKKIAQKQGFWTSFCGINKSQAGEGLIPQLSLIIEEIMLGLPLKDEELVLLRKEFKLKGKKSHSLQIEFAKFLLRVWQEIKSPLAFVFLDDVQNFLPHVEIIDILRATLSREDMIEKTKFSFLLSSTPQGWQNFLDKHDPVGRFFRRRIIIEPFNREEVFRFIEGSLEGTGVDFTSPIKEKVFQYTQGHPYEVQLLSSHLFDSQLNGKVDENSWEVALRNTLRDLGREYFEVLFHKASDREKELLYIFSEKNRFLSLSDLRSIMILERKAKNFPIANIKNFVYRLEDKGLLKRRENTFMLTDSLFREYILKFKQDEETTRGG
- a CDS encoding response regulator, yielding MQDKKILVIDDEPDILKILKFRLEKAGYEVLTALDGIKGLELAVRDKPDLVILDIMMPGGDGYALCEKLRTISGTVGIPVIFLSAKAEPKDIAKGYESGAVYYLTKPYDAEVLLEMVKRALENPLGLGKEREKFLKKILVFTQDAIFIESIQKNFLNLTEPLFVKSIEDFENLPNLEIFDVVVVDLEMRGIDFKKLLKENQVRFRQGVRFVLIADPYLSGVEDIKSVISSPCAYLRRPFEIEEIVFNLRS
- a CDS encoding response regulator, which gives rise to MEKKVLVVDDEEDIREIIKSRLISQGYNVLTAEDGMVALSIARREKPDLIILDIMMPNMDGYTTLKELRKDRIIGQTPVIILSVKEKDKMEDIFYFQNISDYIEKPFESEELIAKIKKVLGEK
- a CDS encoding ATP-binding protein, whose amino-acid sequence is MGPRRIPRKEKGYLRYESILEVTSWWGLLLISWFIKWFYSDTRELPFLYLIVLSMVMCSLLFFRLFPPHVPQERKIYFWAITFTVSVLVFEHFTGGAESPFWFLYFLPLIVSTFAFKSPSVFLSLLFITYFLIALDALLVNEELNLPIIKNCFIKFIGLGFVSFFTYLLNKGAVKIKTELMSAYESLRDKQNEIERINTELKTQKETLLDTTKELQRANEYLKRLSKIKSDFVSIVSHELRTPLTSIRESISLILDGEAGEINSEQMKFLRIAEKNVERLNSLINDILDFSKLESGGTSVNPRRVNINTVVTGVYEAMYPAVQEKAIEIKMELSRDLSEVWVDSEKISQVITNILSNAIKFSPVGGTIWIRTRMLIIENKEQIEVSIRDSGPGIASEDMPKLFTPFSQLETPLTRKSRGTGLGLAISKDIIELHGGTVGVESEVGKGSEFYFRIPVYRKDIELNFILDEEINKHKTHQISFSLILIRPRKYEELRKNLFDKEWEELNRRVDEIVKRTVRGPKDRISHYREGEFLAIIAETNRQGAFKIVERIKEAIEKDEVINRISFLDLDFGVAVYPEEADKKELLISKAEEELLNRTLVNKEG
- a CDS encoding ferredoxin; the encoded protein is MIAKVNPDLCIGCELCVQTCPDVFTMAQDKARVKINPIPKNVEDSCRQAKEDCPVDAISVED
- a CDS encoding NUDIX hydrolase, with protein sequence MDEGVVLVKRKNPPFGWALPGGFVDYGESLEEAVAREAKEETGLSLENLIQFHTYSQPDRDPRFHTISTVYIAQAKGNPQADSDASLVKIFSLKELDKVEFAFDHKKIIRDYLEKYKKASETSR